The proteins below are encoded in one region of Chrysemys picta bellii isolate R12L10 chromosome 4, ASM1138683v2, whole genome shotgun sequence:
- the LYSET gene encoding lysosomal enzyme trafficking factor: MMNFRQRMGWIGVGLYLLASAAAFYYVFEINETYNKLALEHIQQHPEEPQEGTTWTHSLKARLLSLPFWLWTILFLIPYLQMFLFLYSCTRADPKTVGYCIIPICLAVVCNRHQTFVKASNQISRLQLIDT; the protein is encoded by the coding sequence ATGATGAACTTCCGCCAGAGGATGGGATGGATTGGTGTGGGGTTGTATCTATTAGCAAGTGCTGCAGCTTTTTACTATgtctttgaaatcaatgagacttacAACAAACTAGCACTGGAGCACATTCAACAGCACCCTGAGGAGCCACAAGAAGGAACCACATGGACACACTCCTTGAAAGCACGACTGCTGTCCCTGCCTTTTTGGCTCTGGACTATTCTATTTTTAATACCATATTTACAGATGTTTTTGTTCCTTTATTCCTGTACAAGAGCTGACCCCAAAACTGTGGGCTATTGCATCATTCCGATCTGCCTGGCTGTTGTTTGCAATCGGCACCAAACATTTGTGAAGGCCTCTAATCAGATCAGTAGATTACAGTTGATTGACACTTAA
- the GON7 gene encoding EKC/KEOPS complex subunit GON7: MELRAQLTGRDGQKRPLRVRCEPETGAGWELRGLLRGLSQLQEQVSALLAPLVEQESGGLAGAGTAAGPRGDVGEEEEEEEEDEENNTDVKTCVDGPPLKRTKSQHS, encoded by the exons ATGGAGCTGCGGGCGCAGCTGACCGGGCGCGACGGGCAGAAGCGGCCGCTTCGCGTGCGCTGCGAGCCCGAGACCGGCGCcggctgggagctccgggggcTGCTACGCGGCCTGTCCCAGCTGCAGGAGCAGGTCTCGGCGCTGCTCGCGCCCCTAGTGGAGCAAGAGAGCGGGGGGCTCGCAGGGGCGGGGACCGCCGCCGGGCCGCGGG GTGAtgttggggaggaagaggaggaggaggaggaagatgaagaaaacaACACTGATGTCAAAACATGTGTGGATGGACCGCCTTTAAAACGGACAAAAAGTCAGCACTCCTGA
- the UBR7 gene encoding putative E3 ubiquitin-protein ligase UBR7: protein MEAAAGGAEPAGGCAGAPEEPVVSLADVLAENEELEKEARAVLGGSDHERCSYSQGAVKRQALYACSTCTPPGEEPAGICLACSYECHGTHKLFELYTKRNFRCDCGNSKFKNLQCKLFPEKGKVNSGNKYNHNFYGLYCVCKRPYPDPEDEIPDEMIQCIVCEDWFHGRHLGAVPPESGDFHEMVCQACMNCCAFLWAYTSQLAVPTVTKVTSLDDERIVLNVKETEEQNREIKKESGGDHQGKIKEEEQVEQYNEPSTSSGSKCPETVTKSDEPVCKLRELQTKQCLKKDTATFWPSNWRSKLCTCKDCLKMYSELDVQFLIDECDTVLAYENKGTSDQETDRRDPLMDTLNSMNRVQQVELICEYNDLKTELTDYLRRFADEGTVVKREDIQQFFEEFQSRKRRRTNRMQYYCS from the exons ATGGAGGCTGCGGCCGGGGGCGCTGAGCCCGCTGGCGGCTGCGCGGGGGCCCCGGAGGAGCCCGTGGTCTCCCTGGCTGACGTGCTGGCGGAGAACGAGGAGCTCGAGAAGGAGGCGCGGGCGGTGCTGGGTGGGAGCGATCACGAGCGCTGCAGCTACTCCcag GGTGCTGTAAAAAGACAAGCCTTGTATGCCTGCAGTACTTGCACCCCACCAGGAGAAGAACCAGCAGGAATCTGTTTAGCCTGCAGTTATGAATGTCATGGCACGCACAAGTTATTTGAACTATATACAAAAAG AAACTTCCGCTGTGACTGTGGAAACAGCAAATTCAAAAATTTGCAGTGCAAGCTATTTCCA GAAAAGGGAAAAGTGAATTCAGGCAATAAGTATAATCATAACTTCTATGGATTATACTGTGTTTGTAAAAGACCATATCCTGATCCTGAAGATGAG ATCCCAGATGAAATGATCCAATGCATAGTTTGTGAAGACTGGTTCCATGGAAGG CACCTTGGGGCAGTTCCCCCTGAGAGCGGGGACTTCCATGAGATGGTATGCCAGGCCTGCATGAATTGCTGTGCTTTCCTTTGGGCATATACTTCACAGTTAGCAG TTCCTACTGTGACCAAAGTGACCTCACTTGATGACGAAAGGATTGTGCTGAATGTCAAGGAAACTGAAGAACAGAACAGAGAAATCAAAAAGGAAAGTGGAGGAGATCACCAAGGGAAGATCAAGGAGGAAGAGCAAGTAGAGCAGTATAATGAGCCATCTACTAGTTCTGGCTCTAAATGTCCAGAG aCAGTTACAAAAAGTGATGAACCGGTGTGTAAGCTGCGAGAACTTCAGACCAAGCAGTGTCTGAAGAAGGATACCGCCACCTTTTGGCCATCTAACTGGCGGAGTAAATTGTGCACATGCAAAGACTGTTTA AAAATGTATTCAGAACTGGATGTCCAATTCCTGATTGATGAATGTGACACTGTCTTGGCCTATGAGAATAAAGGTACAAGTGACCAGGAAACAGACAGAAGAGATCCTTTAATGGACACGCTTAATAGCATGAACAGAGTCCAGCAAGTAGAACTCATCTGTG aataCAACGACCTAAAGACAGAACTGACTGACTATCTCAGGCGATTTGCAGATGAAGGAACA GTTGTTAAAAGAGAGGACATTCAGCAATTCTTTGAAGAATTTCAGTCACGCAAGAGAAGACGGACAAATAGGATGCAGTACTACTGCAGTTAG